The Lacerta agilis isolate rLacAgi1 chromosome 14, rLacAgi1.pri, whole genome shotgun sequence sequence CCTCTCATGACCAATCTCAGAGCAGCAGCTTCAGAACAATGGCTGATGCTGCAAATGTCAACTCAGTTATCTTTGATTTAAATAAACCATACTGATCTGAAAACTCACATAAATCAGTTGTGAATAAAGGGAATAACACAGAAGCTCCCATTTATGGGATATATACTAAGAAATATTGAATACAGTGAAAATATACTGATCCCACAATGGAAAGTAAATTCCATTGTGCTCTTTTAGGTTTAGTTCTTGGTAGGGGTGTATAGATTGGCATTCTAGTAGTGCAGtaaactgccaacctagcagttcgaaagcacgaagtgcaagtagatgaataggtagcgctccggcaggaaggtaaatggtgtttccgtgcgctgctctggttcaccagaagcagcttagtcatgctggccacatgacccagaagctgtacgctggctccctcggccagtaacgcaagatgagcaccgcaaccatagagttgtccatgacttgacctaacggtcaagggtccctatATCTTTACATTTAGTGCAGTAGTAAACCCAGCTGAACTCAATAGGATTAAGTTCTGAGTAAATATTTAAATGTTCCAAGTGTTGAAGATGCTTCTCAAACAACTCTCATTCTAGGGTGGTGCCCAAGGCTTATCAGCACATCCTGGCGTTGGCATTTGCAGTTAAGGATATCAACAGATGCTCCCACATTTTACCCAATATCACCTTgggcttccacatctatgacagctatgcTAATGCAAGGAAGACATATCTTGCCACGCTGATACTTTTATCCAAACTGGAGAAATGTGTCCCCAACTATGTATGTGATATTGAAAATAATCTGACAGGAGTTATTGGAGGACTCGACTCTGAAATTTCCTTTTATGTGGCAACAATTTTGGATATCTATAAGATTCCACAGGTATGACACTTATGTGCAATACCTCTATTAGATTCCATAGAGGAAAAGAAGAGGCTAGGTTCCCAACACCAATTCAGGATGTATGTCCCCCACTCTAGCAAGGACCCTCTTATCCCTAGCATTCGTTGTAGGAGAGGGATCCACCCTTTCATTTCTACTATGAATTCTAATCAAAATATTGCTTTGCAGTAAATTTGCATGGGAAGGGAGAATAATTCATTCTCTATTTCAACCACTTCCCCTTTTCAGGAGACTGATACCCCAAGGTCCACTGGTGGGATAATGGATTTCTCCCTTAGCACCTATGTTTGGGTATGCAGCATTTTCTACTTAGTGAGTAAGGCATGtgcattcagtgtgtgtgtgtgtgtgtgtgtgtgtgtgtgtgtgtgtgtgtgtagctttcaGGATTCAAACACAGGTAACTGGCACTAAAATCCTTCGCTCCCCTCACCACATCATGCCCCAAAAGTAATGGGTTTGGGGAAAATTAAACACACAATGAAGTAGTGCTAAGTAGCAGAAACAATCAAGCTTTGCCGGAAAGGAGTAATAGTAGTGAGCAGCTGCTTCACAATTGAAATAAGGGTTCAAAAAGAAGTGTGAGGAATCTtggaaaaaggaagcagaaaccTCAGTTTTGTTCTGGGCTGGGATCTGTGCATCATGAAGAAAAAAGGAGAGTCTCTAGAAAAATAAATCCCCAACTTACCATTCTGACATAGCTAAATAAAATCTAATGCAAGGGTAGCTAACCCTCTTATTGGGGCCTGATGTGCCCCTCCCATCAAGTTTATTCAACCCACAAGACCTACCAAAGTCGGCAAtgagaaagattttttaaaaaataaataaataaataaataatagacaaAGTGCCTGTGCCCACTCATCAGATCAGGAATGGGAAATGATCCCAGTTTTCAGATCATAGGAATGTGTGCATTTTGTATAAATGAAAGACAGCATGCAGCCAGCAGAATTCATCATATAATGTACATGAATAGTTTGAAAAAACTCTGGAAATTATATTTTGTCTCTCCCCTTCTTCCATTTCCTCTTTAGCTTATTTATGGCTCTGCTCCAGTGATGAATGATaaaaccccagggctttcctTCTACCAGTTGACACCCCAAGAAGACCTTCAATATCAGGGAATTATCtctttgcttctgcatttcaAATGGACATGGATTGGGGTCATTGCTGTGGACAATGACAATGGGGAAAGATTTGTGCATACAGTAGttcaattgttttctcaaaatggCATCTGTTTTGCCTTCATAGAAAGACTTCCCAATTTTAGTTTTATCCCTGAAATTAATGACATGCTACAACAGGGGGCAAAACTACGTGATAAAATTATGAGCAGCAAAGCTAATGTAGTGGTGAACTATGGAGAATCTTACTCCATGGCAATTTTAAAATGGCTTCCATACCTATCAGAACACGATATGACAAATAATGTAAAAAGTAAAGTTTGGATAACAACATCTCATATTGAATTCACTTCCTTTGTCTATCAAAGAAATTGGGATTCAGGACTATTCAATGGTGCTATAGCCTTTGAAATTCACGTCAGTGACCCACCAGGATTTCATCAATATGTTGAGCACAGAAACCCTTCCAACACAGATGGGGATGGTTTTATCAGGGACTTCTGGCAACAGGCTTTTGATTGTGTATTCCCAAATATCACTGCAGACCAAGTGGAGGGGAACATTTGCACAGGAGAAGAGAAGCTGGACAACCTTCCCAGATCATTTTTTGAAATGAGTATGACAGGCCACAGTTACACTATCTACAGTGCTGTCTATGCCAtggcccatgctttgcatgctaTGTCCACATCCAGACACAGAGGAAAGGCATACGGAGGGAGAGTGAAGAATCAGAATCAACTGTTTTGGCAGGTAACGGGTTGAACTTCTTCAGCTTGGAAGAGCACTGTTACTCCCTCACAATGTGTTGGTTTCCAAAATACTGTCAGGTTTCTCTTTCATGTCAGGGTTCAAAAATTTGGGCATATGGAATATGAGGAGGATCTGAATCTATAATTTTGTGGACAGATGATGGATGTGTCTTTGTTTCCCAGATGAAAGGGAAATGATGGCTGTCTCTTAGTTTGAGCAGAAACCCCCCTGTACATGATAAAACATTTGCATAGAAGATATTTTGTGGCTCATTGAGATGCCATTTCACTAACTCTCATGAAGCAGTCCACAGAGATGAGCAGCATTCTTGCTATTCTAGTTGTTgtggcaactgctccatagagcgcAAACCTGGGAGTAGCTATGTAGCTGCTATATTGTTGTGCATAGGCATCCAGAGCTGTAGAGGCGACTGCAATATGTTTGACAATAAATAATTATCTGtcatgtgcattcctttggctgtgAAACTGCATTGACAGACTGCAAAATTTTCCTCAGAGCAGGGGTGTCACACACCACTGTTCTGTCTGAGGGatggagcagggagagggaggccTGACAGAAAGAATGAGAGAAAAACATTTATGTGAGAGAAAACTGGTTGCCTTTGTACATGCTTGACCCTGACTCCACTCACTGTAGTTTCTGGCCACAGAGAAAATTGATTGCTCGGTCCTGTATTATACTGCAACCTTTTCTAAACACCTGTCTTTCTGTATTTCAATTTagctccaccactttctgagaagTATCTCATTTAACAACACTGCAGGAGATGTGGTATCCTTCAACAAGAATGGGGAGGTAGCATCTAGCTTGGATATTATCAATTGGATTATATTCTCCAATCAATCCCTTCATAGAGTGAGAGTCGGAAGGATAGATCCTGTAGTTCCTTCAGATCAAGCATTCACCATTGATAAAGATGCAATAACTTGGCACCGCTGGTTTAACCAGGTAGCATCCAAGTCGCAGGCATTTACCAAAAGCCGCAATAACAAACGAACCCTGATGTTCTATCCTGAAGTTTAAAACTGATTTCATTTGACAACAATGAACACTTGTGAAatacttgctttatttttaaaggaggatGTACTGGTAGTGTGGACcaagaaaggatttttttttataaaaaaaaaattaagataggATAAAATGTGACTGAAAGGGTGAGGCAAAGGGTATGAGTGGGTGAAGGCCTGTCCTgaaggtaagccccactgatGCAAACAATCTCAAAGGCAATGCTAGACAGCCCAAAAGGTCAAATACTGGTCTAGGTCCAATACAACAAGCAAAGGCCAGGTTCTTGCCTCTGCAGGAGATTCAGGGTAGGAAAACCTGGAGTCAGTCCTGAGATCAAAGTCGATAGACAGTCAAGCCATGTTCCATCAATATAGAGCATCTTCCTTGCTTTGCTTTCATCCCTTCCAATCTTGACTGATGATCTGGATTTGCTCCAGCTGAGCAATTGTGTCTCTCCACCTGATGAGGCAAGTGATTCCCACCTGCCCTGAGCCTCATCCGTCTGAGTGACCACAAACTTCCTCTGAGAACTAAGAAGCCTCATGATGTCCACCTGGTCAATTCGTGAGCTGGGCTGTGTTGCCTTGCCTGTCTCAGTCTTCTAGAGTGTGTTTCCCACTGTTCCTGATGCTTCAGAGCCAGCTGTGTCCATAGAGATGGAGggacctctggttctggtgatgTGTCCTTTTCCCCTGGCTCCCATGGGCTGTCAGCTGCCCTTTGAACATTCCCTACTACTGTCTTGTGAGTACCTCCTAACTGCCCAACCTCTCCTGCCCAATCTTCAATTTGCACCAGTTGTGGCTAACACTACTTTCCAGggtcctcttccccttcctcggTGTCCAGATATATCACGACAAGAAGGCAAAAGGGGATGAAATGAGACAAGAGGGAGAAACTGAGAGTTGACAGCAGGAAGTAGAGAGGAGACAACTAGAGTTGATAGAGGAGCTgaagaagagaaaaagggagGGCTGGTAGTGAAGGTGTAGAcagtggaggaagggaaggagagggatgAGCTGAAGAGACTGGTGCAGGAGTCATGGCACACACTCGTATTTACTGCcattttccttatttatttacatattactTTTGTATGCCATCTGTACAAGTAAGCTAACTTCCCACTGTGATTGATGCATATTTTTATGAATAGCTCAGTTcaattcctttaatttttttaaaaaaactggctcAATGAACACATTTACttaatatgcatattttctcTTAGAATATACAGAGACTGAATTCATCAAACATCCCCAAATGAGTTCCTCTACCTCAGATAGTATCTGTTCAGACTAGGGTTGGCAATTGCTTCTACAGTGTCCAGTGCCCTCAAGGGAGCCAATTCATACTCTACTGAAATGCTGTGTCACTTTAGTAACACAAAGCAGGGTTCAGCACCTGAGGTATTCcaaatgtgttgtttttatgattatCATTCAGCTCTTTCATTGATGGATTAGGCCTGTCCTCTTTCGGCCTGCACTGAAAGTTGCCAACCAGGATCTAGCAAGAAAGTCAaagaagggaagccattttgCTGTTATGATTGCATCCTATGTCCAGAGGGCAAGATTTCAAACCAGGAAGGTAAGAGACAGAGATGATTGCACAGTCAATTGCACTTAGTTTCCTCATACATGATGGGGATCTAAATCTAGCCATGGCTAACAAGTTATTTTCAAAGTGGCTGTTATGGATAAGAGTGTAATGCTGTGCTGACCAGAGCCAATAATCacaccagggtggggtggggtattgtATTCAGACTTCAGTAATATGGTACTGGGGAATGGATTCCAAAGCCTTTATACCTAATGGGTGCCCAAGAATTATTTTTATGCACCATGCTTAGATCAAGCCATCAGGAGTTTATATCATGTTACATGCCAATTGGTTACAAAGCGTTGATGTATACATTGCTATAGAATCAAGTTATTTGTACACTATTCAGCTTTTTCTACTTGTTCTTCAGTTTCGTGATAATAACATctatcttctgctgctgcttccttatTTTGAAATCTAAGGTcaggtttctctctccctctttctcacaAAACTGAGAATATGGTCAATTGTTATTCATTACAGTCATGGGATGCTTTTTGCATTCCTCATCTGGCTTACCATACCCTTGCCATTATAGCCCAATATCATATTATAGAACCACAGAGCTCCAAAGCAATTAAACAAGTCCCCACAAAAATTCATAGTATTTTCCAATTTGAATAGCTACAATACAGTGGTCACTTGACTTTCGAAAAGAATGGGTTCCGAAAGAGCTTTTGGAAGTCGAAATATTCGTAAGTCGAAGATCGCCATCTAGTGTCTGAGAAAAACATCacaagtcgaaaaaaccgcattaaAATCTTCGTAAGTAGAGGTATCGTGCTGCCACTTTCCCTTCGTAATTccaaaatttcggaagcggcagcCCTTTTTTTTAGCTCTG is a genomic window containing:
- the LOC117057804 gene encoding vomeronasal type-2 receptor 26-like → MVVLVILLLELYPYMVCQAHIAKCRLQGPHRPLHMYHQPGDFIIGGIVSHGGFLSTSATFMEEPPPVLPEELVVVPKAYQHILALAFAVKDINRCSHILPNITLGFHIYDSYANARKTYLATLILLSKLEKCVPNYVCDIENNLTGVIGGLDSEISFYVATILDIYKIPQLIYGSAPVMNDKTPGLSFYQLTPQEDLQYQGIISLLLHFKWTWIGVIAVDNDNGERFVHTVVQLFSQNGICFAFIERLPNFSFIPEINDMLQQGAKLRDKIMSSKANVVVNYGESYSMAILKWLPYLSEHDMTNNVKSKVWITTSHIEFTSFVYQRNWDSGLFNGAIAFEIHVSDPPGFHQYVEHRNPSNTDGDGFIRDFWQQAFDCVFPNITADQVEGNICTGEEKLDNLPRSFFEMSMTGHSYTIYSAVYAMAHALHAMSTSRHRGKAYGGRVKNQNQLFWQLHHFLRSISFNNTAGDVVSFNKNGEVASSLDIINWIIFSNQSLHRVRVGRIDPVVPSDQAFTIDKDAITWHRWFNQACPLSACTESCQPGSSKKVKEGKPFCCYDCILCPEGKISNQEDMNDCTKCSDENYPSKERDVCIPKGISFLSYEEPLGISLAIFAFSFAFITALVLGTFLKNHKTPIVKANNQNITYSLLVTLLLCFLCALLFIGQPGKMTCLLQQAAFGTIFSVAVSCVLAKTVTVTLAFTATKPGSRMRMWVGRRLASSIVISCSLIQAGICTLWLAISPPFPDVDKHSVPEEIILECNMGTVVMFYCVLSYMGLLAIISFAVAFLARKLPDIFNEAKFITFSMLVFCSVWLSFVPSYLSTKGKYTVAVEIFSILASSAGLLGCIFSPKCYIILLRPELNNREQIISINKMKN